Proteins from a single region of Diorhabda sublineata isolate icDioSubl1.1 chromosome 2, icDioSubl1.1, whole genome shotgun sequence:
- the LOC130440727 gene encoding aftiphilin isoform X1: protein MANIIPPLVSDSPPPPPSEDEEEDEFDDFRESNDLSYGCDSFSITSSPEQSPKKIPNEMSTSKHESEFDFAPDSKNNGQMDDGKLSSKVEKDVNSTIKNNESTISEGSSSCNHIAEDSNDLILKNNFVNKDLDVDFKENIPSQLILESTCFNQEKEICDNSDKINETTHNKSTVLNLINGHTVNTMKHSSADNNLYTNWSADFVNLQNEESHFNSEKSLSPGLNPANVDDIHRIIFSIETSENRSTPIDDVLSENLDTSDQTFNDSQSYPKHSNIETSNLVIDNVEINSVHNESIHNIESHSPKNVSLETNTMKTVSAYSDFKSGDVNFGNFTEQKTSLEPSLNNKEIESFSKEEIGIKNTGYNTIDIKSEEIQDADRENDFTNFSANTVDPTQNILKSNNNDLISSDNSDLDNIGTFVSKNGGDLSNVLETADEEFANFATFSATDEEEPSKESSMPSKPTEDLTISSTYGNFAELPTQSIISNTLSKTEKDDDFEDFATFPVKIDPDPPNPNMSDDEFGEFGDFTSSTFDSQNQPTPGTSTQKTEYTLLNKKEALIKAQEVIKDMFNPIEEVLDDFQQFDLIKDDFIFNQIQDITNTPALNYHWSKSTSQKLLLKSLNIDSRNILYSGHSRNSSVPRFAANLGLQPLEPVKMESIAPTPSPSTPPIVQTTFQAQTDIQEVPNAEFDWTSSGLVNPLDYCQNTLLDLEQLVASLDIPSSSPSYPTLSTRVQEDWDVWLECSTSGPTNSEDSKSGVQADNFEEFTSFQSSEPSQLSTSWPNVPLRETYISEVTQSHIDVDVYLQPTIVTPEMPRKIISTEDEPEFTETNVDVKEINNIQDDDIEFDDFQMSTPVNNKDIESNREINVGNISEENIPNKNILEIQTDDNYSKHSNEFTDSFKVLPDDSLINSNILTNTLKASQSYSTNLNELLDKSVLEISDIPRKYSTDNLPTNFPTPQSISYNFGTTDIFEKPSTSLSTCDSFTKKDFENSEKVGIHDEKSTEIEISHEDDDFTDFHSSVPIPQPKVPTAMPVLEPLKPTVVYSSAPSSQINWPDPGITDDEIKKFEVAFAKPVVPKTEETLKKEKNVEVIINSTKDVTTHPKKSGTPAPRTEFPMWDTSPVHKVHKKLDPKKIEIKQNPSTEEDEWTDFVSVTKPSPVHKTKLSDRNKTSSPDLTLSVLNLGSIQPAKQPIPVITPQGFVQTRLSSSTNSVSQQKSNCIIPKQLPQSQPSIISNQFASQAYNVGFNTSPSYNYSTNPSQSSVPIPKKKSNQISGNFVINGQEDDEWGEFVSSPLPPLQNSSNTPGHHNWNQSVTTSRSNAGQYFNQNQFSIGNEINRSNVVTQKKTSQLPGLVLPELDFLSLRERTGVSKKK from the exons atgGCAAATATAATTCCTCCTCTTGTTAGCGATTCTCCACCACCTCCCCCATCGGAAGATGAAGAAGAGGACGAGTTTGATGATTTTCGAGAGTCAAATGATCTCTCATATGGCTGTGACa GTTTTTCCATAACATCATCCCCGGAACAGTCCCCCAAGAAAATTCCCAATGAAATGTCAACTAGTAAACATGAATCAGAATTTGATTTCGCACCTGATAGCAAAAATAATGGACAAATGGATGATGGTAAACTTAGTAGTAAAGTTGAAAAAGATGTTAAttccacaataaaaaataatgaatcaacAATTAGTGAAGGTTCAAGTAGTTGTAATCATATAGCAGAAGATTCCAATGAtcttattctaaaaaataattttgttaacaaaGATTTAGATGttgattttaaagaaaacatTCCAAGTCAATTGATTCTTGAAAGTACATGTTTCAatcaagaaaaagaaatttgtgataatagtgataaaataaatgaaacaactCACAATAAAAGTACTGTacttaatttaataaatggaCATACTGTGAATACAATGAAACACAGTAGTgcagataataatttatatacaaattgGTCTGCTGATTTTGTAAATCTTCAGAATGAAGAAAGTCATTTCAATTCAGAAAAGTCATTATCACCTGGTTTGAATCCAGCTAATGTTGATGATATACATAGGATAATTTTCTCTATTGAAACTTCAGAAAATCGTTCTACACCAATAGATGATGTATTATCTGAGAACTTAGATACTTCTGATCAGACTTTTAATGACTCTCAATCCTATCCTAAACATTCCAATATTGAAACTTCAAATCTAGTCATAGATAATGTAGAAATTAATTCTGTACATAATGAGAGTATTCACAATATTGAATCACATTCacccaaaaatgtttctttagaaactaATACAATGAAAACTGTTTCGGCTTATTCAGATTTCAAGAGTGGAGATGTGAATTTTGGAAACTTCACTGAACAAAAAACATCTTTGGAACCCAGTTTGAATAATAAGGAAATTGAAAGCTTTTCAAAGGaagaaattggaataaaaaatactGGTTATAATACCATAGATATTAAAAGTGAGGAAATTCAAGATGCTGATAGAGAAAATGATTTTACTAATTTCAGTGCTAATACTGTAGACCctacacaaaatattttaaagtcgAATAATAATGATCTAATATCATCAGATAATTCTGATTTAGACAATATTGGTACATTTGTTTCGAAAAATGGGGGAGATTTATCAAATGTATTAGAAACGGCTGATGAAGAATTTGCAAATTTCGCTACATTTTCTGCTACAGATGAAGAGGAGCCAAGTAAAGAATCATCTATGCCAAGTAAACCAACAGAAGATTTAACCATTTCCAGTACATATGGAAATTTTGCTGAACTCCCAACACAATCTATTATATCAAATACATTAAGTAAAACAGAAAAAGATGATGATTTTGAAGATTTTGCAACTTTTCCTGTCAAAATCGATCCTGATCCACCCAATCCTAATATGTCAGATGATGAATTTGGAGAATTTGGTGACTTTACATCATCTACTTTCGATTCTCAAAATCAACCAACTCCAGGAACATCCACTCAAAAAACCGAGTAtacacttttaaataaaaaagaagcatTGATAAAAGCTCAGGAGGTCATAAAAGATATGTTTAATCCAATCGAAGAAGTGTTAGATGACTTTCAACAATTTGACTTGATAAAAGacgattttattttcaatcagaTACAAGACATTACCAACACACCAGCTTTAAATTACCATTGGTCAAAATCTACCAGTCAAAAGTTGCTTCTGAAAAGCTTGAACATTGACTCGAGAAATATT CTTTATAGTGGTCATTCACGAAATTCATCAGTACCAAGATTCGCAGCTAATTTGGGTCTCCAACCATTGGAACCTGTAAAAATGGAATCTATAGCCCCAACGCCATCACCATCAACACCACCTATTGTTCAGACGACCTTTCAGGCACAAACAGATATTCAAGAAGTACCTAATGCAGAGTTTGATTGGACTAGTTCTGGTCTAGTGAATCCATTAGATT ACTGCCAAAACACATTATTAGATCTAGAGCAATTAGTTGCATCTCTAGATATACCTAGTTCTAGTCCCAGTTATCCAACTTTATCCACCAGAGTTCAAGAAGATTGGGATGTATGGTTAGAGT GTTCAACTTCTGGCCCCACTAATTCGGAAGATTCTAAGTCTGGTGTTCAAGCAGATAACTTCGAAGAATTTACTTCATTCCAATCATCGGAACCATCTCAACTTTCAACTAGTTGGCCTAACGTACCTTTAAGGGAAACCTACATATCTGAAGTTACACAATCCCATATCGATGTTGATGTTTATCTACAACCGACAATTGTTACTCCTGAAATGCCCAGAAAAATTATAAGCACCGAGGACGAACCAGAATTTACCGAAACGAACGTCGAcgttaaagaaattaataatatccAAGACGATGATATTGAATTTGATGATTTTCAAATGAGTACTCCTGTCaataataaagatattgaaAGTAACAGAGAAATAAACGTCGGTAATATATCTgaagaaaatattccaaataaaaacattctcGAAATACAAACTGATGACAACTACAGCAAGCATTCTAATGAATTTACCGATTCTTTTAAAGTTTTACCAGATGACTCTctcataaattcaaatatattaacgAATACATTAAAAGCTTCTCAAAGTTATTCAACtaatttgaatgaattgttGGATAAAAGTGTATTAGAAATTTCAGACATTCCAAGAAAATACTCAACAGATAATTTACCAACAAATTTTCCGACACCTCAAtctatttcatataattttggTACAACTGATATTTTTGAGAAGCCTTCAACTTCTTTATCAACATGTGACTCGTTTACCAAAAAAGATTTCGAGAATTCTGAAAAGGTTGGGATACACGATGAAAAGTCTACGGAAATTGAAATTAGTCATGAAGACGACGATTTTACAGATTTTCATTCTTCGGTTCCAATACCCCAGCCAAAAGTTCCTACGGCGATGCCTGTCTTAGAACCTTTAAAGCCTACAGTTGTTTATTCTAGCGCTCCTTCTAGTCAGATCAATTGGCCGGATCCAGGAATTACCGATGatgaaattaagaaatttgaagtAGCATTTGCAAAACCAGTTGTCCCAAAAACTGAAGAGACacttaaaaaagaaaagaatgttgAAGTAATTATTAATAGCACCAAAGACGTGACAACGCATCCTAAGAAATCTGGTACACCTGCACCAAg GACTGAATTCCCTATGTGGGACACCTCTCCAGTGCATAAAGTGCATAAAAAATTGGACccgaaaaaaatagaaataaaacaaaatccaTCTACAGAAGAAGATGAATGGACAGATTTTGTTTCTGTCACAAAACCTTCGCCAGTTCATAAAACTAAACTATCAGATAGAAATAAAACTTCTAGTCCCGATTTAACCCTCTCCGTCCTCAACTTAGGCAGCATACAACCCGCGAAACAACCAATTCCAGTAATTACTCCTCAAGGTTTCGTCCAAACGAGATTATCTAGTAGTACAAATTCAGTTTCCCAACAAAAATCCAATTGTATAATTCCCAAACAGTTACCACAGTCACAGCCGTCTATTATTAGCAATCAATTCGCATCTCAAGCTTATAATGTTGGTTTCAATACTTCTCCATCTTACAACTATTCTACAAATCCATCACAATCATCTGTCCCCattccaaagaaaaaatctaatcaaataagtgggaattttgtaataaatggaCAAGAAGATGATGAGTGGGGTGAATTTGTATCCAGTCCATTACCTCCTCTTCAAAATTCTTCCAATACCCCAGGGCATCATAATTGGAATCAGTCAGTAACAACTTCACGATCCAATGCTGGTCAGTACTTTAATCAAAATCAGTTTTCGATTGGAAACGAAATAAACAGATCGAATGTGGTGACACAAAAAAAGACTAGTCAGTTACCTGGTTTGGTTTTGCCTGAATTGGATTTTTTGTCTTTAAGAGAGCGAACGGGAGTATCTAAAAAGAAATGA
- the LOC130440727 gene encoding aftiphilin isoform X2, with protein MANIIPPLVSDSPPPPPSEDEEEDEFDDFRESNDLSYGCDSFSITSSPEQSPKKIPNEMSTSKHESEFDFAPDSKNNGQMDDGKLSSKVEKDVNSTIKNNESTISEGSSSCNHIAEDSNDLILKNNFVNKDLDVDFKENIPSQLILESTCFNQEKEICDNSDKINETTHNKSTVLNLINGHTVNTMKHSSADNNLYTNWSADFVNLQNEESHFNSEKSLSPGLNPANVDDIHRIIFSIETSENRSTPIDDVLSENLDTSDQTFNDSQSYPKHSNIETSNLVIDNVEINSVHNESIHNIESHSPKNVSLETNTMKTVSAYSDFKSGDVNFGNFTEQKTSLEPSLNNKEIESFSKEEIGIKNTGYNTIDIKSEEIQDADRENDFTNFSANTVDPTQNILKSNNNDLISSDNSDLDNIGTFVSKNGGDLSNVLETADEEFANFATFSATDEEEPSKESSMPSKPTEDLTISSTYGNFAELPTQSIISNTLSKTEKDDDFEDFATFPVKIDPDPPNPNMSDDEFGEFGDFTSSTFDSQNQPTPGTSTQKTEYTLLNKKEALIKAQEVIKDMFNPIEEVLDDFQQFDLIKDDFIFNQIQDITNTPALNYHWSKSTSQKLLLKSLNIDSRNILYSGHSRNSSVPRFAANLGLQPLEPVKMESIAPTPSPSTPPIVQTTFQAQTDIQEVPNAEFDWTSSGLVNPLDCSTSGPTNSEDSKSGVQADNFEEFTSFQSSEPSQLSTSWPNVPLRETYISEVTQSHIDVDVYLQPTIVTPEMPRKIISTEDEPEFTETNVDVKEINNIQDDDIEFDDFQMSTPVNNKDIESNREINVGNISEENIPNKNILEIQTDDNYSKHSNEFTDSFKVLPDDSLINSNILTNTLKASQSYSTNLNELLDKSVLEISDIPRKYSTDNLPTNFPTPQSISYNFGTTDIFEKPSTSLSTCDSFTKKDFENSEKVGIHDEKSTEIEISHEDDDFTDFHSSVPIPQPKVPTAMPVLEPLKPTVVYSSAPSSQINWPDPGITDDEIKKFEVAFAKPVVPKTEETLKKEKNVEVIINSTKDVTTHPKKSGTPAPRTEFPMWDTSPVHKVHKKLDPKKIEIKQNPSTEEDEWTDFVSVTKPSPVHKTKLSDRNKTSSPDLTLSVLNLGSIQPAKQPIPVITPQGFVQTRLSSSTNSVSQQKSNCIIPKQLPQSQPSIISNQFASQAYNVGFNTSPSYNYSTNPSQSSVPIPKKKSNQISGNFVINGQEDDEWGEFVSSPLPPLQNSSNTPGHHNWNQSVTTSRSNAGQYFNQNQFSIGNEINRSNVVTQKKTSQLPGLVLPELDFLSLRERTGVSKKK; from the exons atgGCAAATATAATTCCTCCTCTTGTTAGCGATTCTCCACCACCTCCCCCATCGGAAGATGAAGAAGAGGACGAGTTTGATGATTTTCGAGAGTCAAATGATCTCTCATATGGCTGTGACa GTTTTTCCATAACATCATCCCCGGAACAGTCCCCCAAGAAAATTCCCAATGAAATGTCAACTAGTAAACATGAATCAGAATTTGATTTCGCACCTGATAGCAAAAATAATGGACAAATGGATGATGGTAAACTTAGTAGTAAAGTTGAAAAAGATGTTAAttccacaataaaaaataatgaatcaacAATTAGTGAAGGTTCAAGTAGTTGTAATCATATAGCAGAAGATTCCAATGAtcttattctaaaaaataattttgttaacaaaGATTTAGATGttgattttaaagaaaacatTCCAAGTCAATTGATTCTTGAAAGTACATGTTTCAatcaagaaaaagaaatttgtgataatagtgataaaataaatgaaacaactCACAATAAAAGTACTGTacttaatttaataaatggaCATACTGTGAATACAATGAAACACAGTAGTgcagataataatttatatacaaattgGTCTGCTGATTTTGTAAATCTTCAGAATGAAGAAAGTCATTTCAATTCAGAAAAGTCATTATCACCTGGTTTGAATCCAGCTAATGTTGATGATATACATAGGATAATTTTCTCTATTGAAACTTCAGAAAATCGTTCTACACCAATAGATGATGTATTATCTGAGAACTTAGATACTTCTGATCAGACTTTTAATGACTCTCAATCCTATCCTAAACATTCCAATATTGAAACTTCAAATCTAGTCATAGATAATGTAGAAATTAATTCTGTACATAATGAGAGTATTCACAATATTGAATCACATTCacccaaaaatgtttctttagaaactaATACAATGAAAACTGTTTCGGCTTATTCAGATTTCAAGAGTGGAGATGTGAATTTTGGAAACTTCACTGAACAAAAAACATCTTTGGAACCCAGTTTGAATAATAAGGAAATTGAAAGCTTTTCAAAGGaagaaattggaataaaaaatactGGTTATAATACCATAGATATTAAAAGTGAGGAAATTCAAGATGCTGATAGAGAAAATGATTTTACTAATTTCAGTGCTAATACTGTAGACCctacacaaaatattttaaagtcgAATAATAATGATCTAATATCATCAGATAATTCTGATTTAGACAATATTGGTACATTTGTTTCGAAAAATGGGGGAGATTTATCAAATGTATTAGAAACGGCTGATGAAGAATTTGCAAATTTCGCTACATTTTCTGCTACAGATGAAGAGGAGCCAAGTAAAGAATCATCTATGCCAAGTAAACCAACAGAAGATTTAACCATTTCCAGTACATATGGAAATTTTGCTGAACTCCCAACACAATCTATTATATCAAATACATTAAGTAAAACAGAAAAAGATGATGATTTTGAAGATTTTGCAACTTTTCCTGTCAAAATCGATCCTGATCCACCCAATCCTAATATGTCAGATGATGAATTTGGAGAATTTGGTGACTTTACATCATCTACTTTCGATTCTCAAAATCAACCAACTCCAGGAACATCCACTCAAAAAACCGAGTAtacacttttaaataaaaaagaagcatTGATAAAAGCTCAGGAGGTCATAAAAGATATGTTTAATCCAATCGAAGAAGTGTTAGATGACTTTCAACAATTTGACTTGATAAAAGacgattttattttcaatcagaTACAAGACATTACCAACACACCAGCTTTAAATTACCATTGGTCAAAATCTACCAGTCAAAAGTTGCTTCTGAAAAGCTTGAACATTGACTCGAGAAATATT CTTTATAGTGGTCATTCACGAAATTCATCAGTACCAAGATTCGCAGCTAATTTGGGTCTCCAACCATTGGAACCTGTAAAAATGGAATCTATAGCCCCAACGCCATCACCATCAACACCACCTATTGTTCAGACGACCTTTCAGGCACAAACAGATATTCAAGAAGTACCTAATGCAGAGTTTGATTGGACTAGTTCTGGTCTAGTGAATCCATTAGATT GTTCAACTTCTGGCCCCACTAATTCGGAAGATTCTAAGTCTGGTGTTCAAGCAGATAACTTCGAAGAATTTACTTCATTCCAATCATCGGAACCATCTCAACTTTCAACTAGTTGGCCTAACGTACCTTTAAGGGAAACCTACATATCTGAAGTTACACAATCCCATATCGATGTTGATGTTTATCTACAACCGACAATTGTTACTCCTGAAATGCCCAGAAAAATTATAAGCACCGAGGACGAACCAGAATTTACCGAAACGAACGTCGAcgttaaagaaattaataatatccAAGACGATGATATTGAATTTGATGATTTTCAAATGAGTACTCCTGTCaataataaagatattgaaAGTAACAGAGAAATAAACGTCGGTAATATATCTgaagaaaatattccaaataaaaacattctcGAAATACAAACTGATGACAACTACAGCAAGCATTCTAATGAATTTACCGATTCTTTTAAAGTTTTACCAGATGACTCTctcataaattcaaatatattaacgAATACATTAAAAGCTTCTCAAAGTTATTCAACtaatttgaatgaattgttGGATAAAAGTGTATTAGAAATTTCAGACATTCCAAGAAAATACTCAACAGATAATTTACCAACAAATTTTCCGACACCTCAAtctatttcatataattttggTACAACTGATATTTTTGAGAAGCCTTCAACTTCTTTATCAACATGTGACTCGTTTACCAAAAAAGATTTCGAGAATTCTGAAAAGGTTGGGATACACGATGAAAAGTCTACGGAAATTGAAATTAGTCATGAAGACGACGATTTTACAGATTTTCATTCTTCGGTTCCAATACCCCAGCCAAAAGTTCCTACGGCGATGCCTGTCTTAGAACCTTTAAAGCCTACAGTTGTTTATTCTAGCGCTCCTTCTAGTCAGATCAATTGGCCGGATCCAGGAATTACCGATGatgaaattaagaaatttgaagtAGCATTTGCAAAACCAGTTGTCCCAAAAACTGAAGAGACacttaaaaaagaaaagaatgttgAAGTAATTATTAATAGCACCAAAGACGTGACAACGCATCCTAAGAAATCTGGTACACCTGCACCAAg GACTGAATTCCCTATGTGGGACACCTCTCCAGTGCATAAAGTGCATAAAAAATTGGACccgaaaaaaatagaaataaaacaaaatccaTCTACAGAAGAAGATGAATGGACAGATTTTGTTTCTGTCACAAAACCTTCGCCAGTTCATAAAACTAAACTATCAGATAGAAATAAAACTTCTAGTCCCGATTTAACCCTCTCCGTCCTCAACTTAGGCAGCATACAACCCGCGAAACAACCAATTCCAGTAATTACTCCTCAAGGTTTCGTCCAAACGAGATTATCTAGTAGTACAAATTCAGTTTCCCAACAAAAATCCAATTGTATAATTCCCAAACAGTTACCACAGTCACAGCCGTCTATTATTAGCAATCAATTCGCATCTCAAGCTTATAATGTTGGTTTCAATACTTCTCCATCTTACAACTATTCTACAAATCCATCACAATCATCTGTCCCCattccaaagaaaaaatctaatcaaataagtgggaattttgtaataaatggaCAAGAAGATGATGAGTGGGGTGAATTTGTATCCAGTCCATTACCTCCTCTTCAAAATTCTTCCAATACCCCAGGGCATCATAATTGGAATCAGTCAGTAACAACTTCACGATCCAATGCTGGTCAGTACTTTAATCAAAATCAGTTTTCGATTGGAAACGAAATAAACAGATCGAATGTGGTGACACAAAAAAAGACTAGTCAGTTACCTGGTTTGGTTTTGCCTGAATTGGATTTTTTGTCTTTAAGAGAGCGAACGGGAGTATCTAAAAAGAAATGA
- the LOC130440728 gene encoding tryptophan--tRNA ligase, cytoplasmic, with protein sequence MAGEVENNLVELNLNQNKDDIVDPWTVTSSNETGIDYDKLIKRFGSSKIDKELLDRFEKVTGKKVHHFLRRGIVFSHRDMHTILTNYEAGKPFYLYTGRGPSSTSIHLGHLIPFQFCKWLQDVFDVPLVIQLTDDEKTLWRDLSLEEAHKLAYENAKDIIAVGFDVEKTFIFSDVDYIGQRPEFYRNMIRIQKCVTFNQVKGIFGFDDSTVIGKIAFPAVQATPALSTSFPDIFKDKKIPCLIPCAIDQDPYFRMTRDVCPRIGFQKPALLHSIFFPALQGAQTKMSASEANSTIYCSDTPKQVKNKINKYAFSGGQATVEDHRKLGGNCDVDITYQYLKFFLEDDDKLEQIRKDYSSGNLLTGELKKILIDILTPLVQEHQKKRAEVTNEILQKFMTPRKLHVDY encoded by the exons ATGGCTGgagaagtagaaaataatttagtagAATTAAACCTGAATCAAAATAAAGATGACATAGTGGATCCATGGACAGTAACAAGCAGCAATGAAACTGGGATAGATTATGATAAATTGATCA AAAGATTCGGCAGTTCTAAGATTGACAAGGAACTATTAGACAGATTTGAAAAAGTAACAGGCAAGAAAGTACATCATTTTTTAAGGCGAGGTATTGTTTTTTCACATCGTGATATGCAcacaatattaacaaattatgaAGCTGGAAAACCTTTTTACCTTTATACCGGAAGAGGACCTTCATCTACTTCTATTCATCTTGGGCATTTAATCCCATTTCAG ttttgtAAATGGTTGCAAGATGTTTTTGATGTTCCTCTGGTCATACAATTGACCGATGATGAGAAGACTTTATGGAGGGATCTATCTCTAGAGGAAGCACACAAATTGGCCTATGAAAATGCTAAAGATATAATTGCAGTGGGATTTGATGTTGAGAAAACTTTCATTTTCTCTGATGTCGATTATATTGG TCAAAGGCCCGAATTTTACAGGAATATGATCAGGATACAAAAGTGCGTTACCTTTAATCAAGTCAAAGGGATTTTTGGTTTTGATGATAGTACTGTAATAGGGAAAATCGCATTTCCAGCTGTTCAAGCTACACCAGCATTGTCTACCTCTTTTCCTGACATATTCAAGGATAAAAAGATTCCTTGCTTAATACCTTGCGCCATAGATCAAGATCCATATTTTCGAATGACACGAGATGTATGTCCTAGAATTGGTTTTCAAAAACCAGCATTACttcattcgatttttttcccCGCTTTACAAGGTGCACAAACAAAGATGTCTGCTTCTGAAGCTAATAGTACAATATACTGTAGTGATACCCCAAAACAggtaaaaaataagataaacaAATATGCATTTTCTGGAGGACAGGCCACAGTAGAAGATCATAGGAAACTAGGGGGAAATTGTGATGTTGATATCACTTACCAATACTTGAAATTCTTTTTAGAAGATGACGATAAATTAGAGCAAATTAGAAAGGATTATAGTAGCGGTAATTTATTAACAGGAGAATTGAAGAAGATACTTATTGATATACTCACTCCCCTTGTACAAGAACATCAAAAAAAAAGAGCCGAAGTTACCAATGAGATTTTACAAAAGTTTATGACACCTAGAAAATTGCATGTAGATTATTGA